A genomic segment from Candidatus Korarchaeum cryptofilum OPF8 encodes:
- a CDS encoding toprim domain-containing protein codes for MGSRELLKSLMEWRDQISMRASSETVEIVVEGPKDKEALSLLGIKANYTYAGSLLRDVRELGERRVRGRTFIIMTDFDKEGMKIYGKLKTILTQYGGKLDEGPRNEYRRRGFPKLIEELRGFLERRFPDWDLLLNSQLD; via the coding sequence TTGGGGTCAAGGGAGCTGCTCAAAAGCCTCATGGAGTGGAGGGATCAAATAAGCATGAGAGCATCTTCAGAGACCGTTGAGATAGTGGTGGAGGGGCCAAAAGATAAGGAAGCGCTCTCACTGCTCGGAATAAAGGCGAATTACACATACGCTGGGAGTCTCTTGAGGGATGTGAGGGAACTGGGGGAGAGGAGAGTTAGGGGGAGGACTTTTATAATAATGACGGATTTTGATAAAGAGGGGATGAAAATTTACGGAAAATTGAAAACAATTCTAACACAATATGGGGGAAAACTGGACGAGGGCCCGAGGAATGAGTACAGGAGGAGGGGCTTCCCCAAGCTGATAGAGGAGTTGAGGGGATTTTTGGAGAGGAGGTTTCCGGATTGGGATCTGCTGCTAAATTCTCAATTAGATTGA
- a CDS encoding signal peptidase I, whose product MSGGKSIKREIISLIAILILFLLIFQVLIPNISGVPTPFTVVTSGSMRPTLEPGDFIIVVGCDPYQLKEGDIIVFRVPWSENMIVHRIIKVERGPDGPIFYTKGDNNLIADPGYRKPSDIYGKVLTDEKGNVVFRVPWIGYFLEVLQILPVKLALAGLIVGYLIYDYSKELRLRSDEPQGDS is encoded by the coding sequence ATGAGCGGTGGGAAGTCCATAAAGAGGGAGATAATATCCTTAATCGCGATACTAATATTATTCCTGCTGATATTCCAAGTGTTAATCCCTAATATCTCAGGGGTACCTACGCCGTTCACTGTGGTGACCTCGGGCTCTATGAGGCCCACCTTAGAACCTGGGGATTTCATAATAGTAGTGGGTTGCGATCCCTATCAGCTCAAGGAGGGAGATATAATAGTTTTCAGGGTGCCTTGGTCTGAGAACATGATAGTTCATAGGATAATTAAGGTGGAGAGAGGGCCGGATGGACCTATCTTCTATACGAAGGGAGATAATAATTTGATAGCGGATCCAGGGTATAGGAAGCCATCAGATATATACGGGAAGGTCCTGACGGATGAGAAGGGGAATGTAGTATTCAGGGTGCCATGGATAGGTTACTTCCTCGAGGTGCTTCAGATACTCCCGGTGAAGCTGGCGCTAGCCGGCCTCATCGTCGGTTATCTGATATACGATTACTCGAAGGAGTTGAGATTAAGATCCGATGAGCCTCAAGGAGACTCCTAG
- a CDS encoding NOG1 family protein, producing MVNPFSSILEPPAVEDLIEISFRRAFSKGKSLKRRRDKISAIRDREIGRIQSVADTISLKLENFVKSFPNIDEIDPFYRELLDVLAGTDEIKHSLGAVFWASTTIKKISRFYYSSMRRESDPDRMAELRREFLGRAVSVLRRVRKEIDFLRNSIPKLRDLPDFDINSPVVIIAGMPNTGKSTLISKLTTKKPEIAPYPFTTKGLIIGHGETSVGRVQFVDTPGLLDRPLSERNKMELQAIAALRHLRGPVIYMMDPTETCGYSLDSQLSLLRELMESLPKPYLVALNKCDIEDGKFPEAERRLEGMKIRALRISAERGDGLGDLINELERILREHEGSIPSLGRAP from the coding sequence TTGGTAAATCCATTCTCATCCATTTTAGAACCCCCTGCAGTTGAGGATCTGATTGAAATCTCCTTCAGGAGGGCTTTCTCCAAGGGGAAGTCCCTCAAGAGGAGGAGGGATAAGATCTCCGCGATAAGGGATAGAGAAATAGGGAGAATTCAGTCAGTAGCCGATACAATATCATTAAAATTGGAAAATTTCGTCAAAAGCTTCCCGAATATAGATGAGATAGATCCGTTTTACAGGGAGCTCCTCGACGTCCTCGCGGGGACAGATGAAATTAAGCACTCACTCGGGGCAGTTTTCTGGGCTTCTACTACAATAAAGAAGATTTCCAGGTTCTACTATTCATCTATGAGGAGGGAGAGCGATCCAGATAGGATGGCGGAGCTGAGAAGGGAGTTCCTAGGTAGAGCTGTCTCCGTCCTGAGGAGGGTTAGGAAGGAGATCGATTTCCTGAGGAACTCCATCCCGAAGTTGAGGGATCTCCCAGATTTTGATATAAATTCGCCCGTGGTCATAATAGCTGGTATGCCTAACACGGGGAAGAGCACCCTTATATCTAAATTGACGACAAAAAAGCCTGAGATCGCTCCATATCCTTTCACGACGAAGGGTCTGATAATAGGACACGGAGAGACATCTGTAGGGAGGGTTCAGTTCGTTGATACTCCCGGTCTCCTCGATAGACCTCTCTCGGAGAGGAATAAGATGGAACTGCAAGCTATAGCTGCTCTGAGGCATTTGAGAGGGCCGGTCATATACATGATGGATCCAACGGAGACATGCGGTTACTCTCTCGATAGTCAGCTATCTCTCCTCAGGGAGCTGATGGAGAGCTTGCCTAAGCCTTACCTCGTAGCCCTTAACAAGTGCGATATAGAGGATGGGAAGTTCCCAGAAGCTGAGAGGAGGCTTGAAGGAATGAAAATTAGGGCATTGAGGATATCTGCTGAGAGAGGGGATGGATTGGGGGATTTAATAAATGAGCTCGAGAGGATCCTAAGGGAACATGAGGGTAGCATTCCTTCTCTCGGGAGAGCACCCTGA
- a CDS encoding DNA-directed RNA polymerase subunit P, producing MYQCLRCGYVFTKEEMEEYFKDFKCPRCGYRILKKVRKEEPKVVKAI from the coding sequence TTGTACCAATGCCTGAGGTGCGGGTACGTCTTCACTAAGGAGGAGATGGAGGAATACTTCAAGGATTTCAAGTGCCCTAGGTGCGGTTATAGGATATTGAAAAAGGTGAGGAAGGAGGAGCCGAAAGTAGTGAAGGCGATCTGA
- a CDS encoding site-2 protease family protein, producing the protein MTDLPTFLRNIILFWLVLYAIGILLERKRVKHFKVGFFYLEISTDPRLLSRPIGIISRLIGPLYKLSIALTVALSIISSIYLVKITIDSLFGPKVAQIVPVIPGVTLDITVPSLLSIFIVLLAHEVLGHAVMSYRFEVPVKKIAFFILFFLLGAFVEPDEESLRKLNRSKRMGIYSAGIFSNFITFLVFLMITMLIFPGFSLDSSSARPSGVYVERVFEGGPSEGLIPEGVVIRAVDGYSVKDLSSLSEALRKFKPGDEVYILTDRGNFKVRLGSRPDDPRLPYLGVQSIPYFDPSIPMPSGISIQLLEFLLLTMVFSIGLAAINSLPMLPLDGGLVLSEILSFYVDDKLARRLTWTISAPFALILIYNALLFFLG; encoded by the coding sequence ATGACAGATTTACCCACTTTCCTGAGGAACATCATCCTCTTTTGGCTAGTTTTATACGCGATCGGCATCTTACTTGAGAGAAAGAGAGTTAAGCACTTCAAAGTCGGATTCTTCTATCTAGAAATATCCACAGACCCGAGGCTCCTGTCTAGGCCCATTGGCATAATATCAAGGCTTATTGGACCGCTCTACAAGCTATCAATAGCCCTTACAGTAGCTTTATCCATAATATCATCTATTTATTTAGTGAAGATAACTATAGACTCCTTATTCGGCCCTAAAGTTGCTCAGATAGTCCCAGTTATACCGGGAGTTACCTTAGACATAACGGTCCCCTCCCTCCTCTCGATATTCATCGTGCTACTAGCTCATGAGGTCCTCGGGCATGCTGTTATGAGCTACCGCTTCGAAGTCCCTGTGAAGAAGATAGCGTTTTTCATCCTCTTCTTCCTCCTAGGAGCATTCGTCGAACCGGATGAGGAGTCCCTGAGGAAACTTAATCGCTCCAAAAGGATGGGGATCTACTCTGCTGGCATCTTCTCGAACTTCATCACATTTTTGGTCTTCTTAATGATCACTATGCTCATCTTCCCGGGTTTCTCCTTAGATTCGAGTTCAGCTAGGCCCTCCGGCGTTTACGTTGAGAGGGTATTCGAGGGGGGACCTTCCGAGGGCTTGATACCCGAGGGGGTGGTGATAAGGGCTGTAGACGGTTACAGCGTTAAAGACCTCAGCAGTCTCTCGGAAGCATTGAGGAAATTTAAACCGGGGGATGAGGTGTATATCCTGACTGATAGAGGTAACTTCAAAGTTAGGCTCGGCTCAAGACCCGATGATCCTAGGCTTCCATATTTGGGCGTTCAATCCATCCCTTACTTCGACCCCTCCATTCCTATGCCCTCCGGGATCTCAATTCAACTACTCGAGTTTCTCCTCCTGACAATGGTATTCAGTATAGGACTCGCTGCGATAAACTCATTGCCTATGCTGCCTCTCGATGGCGGTCTCGTACTCTCCGAGATCCTGAGCTTCTACGTGGATGATAAACTAGCTAGGAGGCTCACTTGGACTATATCCGCACCATTCGCCTTAATATTGATTTACAATGCTCTCTTATTCTTCTTGGGATGA
- a CDS encoding C25 family cysteine peptidase — translation MRAQFLILMILLQCIPLSSEHYGVSIFASESLASLIPMLPSVREGSARIILTSDAERLKDMIYSYDISFNIIPKDEYNDKLIEKLDPHKLAYTLLYASEHLEDISVRDILALINDTDKFEDKLSRGRDISVLFYSSDGIEYSFLASYAALLRNASLLDAESNFDPSLLRNVSYVIVVTRPITRDNYQRYARLLEMMTKIDDDPYIDASFGLITGNYIETPFLMLLASDLPRVPRELVGISLVEDLPLARKVEWISSLMGLPSKIYHPDLSYSNLTGDLARSLLRDGSIIYLSLHGNPYVMALKSDSYPVITASTIRGLKIPGSIIITLSCDTLKFEDLTNPKESVAYSFLDSGALAYIGSTKVEFSVGSEFGTSYPDLLLMLLMSGESLGDAVRIVNNLRIRSEGKSDDRAANELLLGDPTIKLRSNELPFEVRREEGIYRIRIVNETPTIFLRVPERGSPSIDSDKPSIYSNWFEDDEGTFIYITTLSTAYAGYFSPGDKVEVRMRESVDFMKFLPYISILVIVLVTISILFKLPRGSGIIYK, via the coding sequence TTGAGAGCCCAATTCTTAATACTGATGATATTGCTTCAGTGCATCCCCTTATCTTCCGAGCATTATGGAGTCAGTATATTCGCATCCGAGAGTTTAGCGAGCTTGATCCCGATGCTTCCAAGCGTCAGGGAGGGAAGTGCCAGGATTATATTAACAAGCGATGCCGAAAGGTTGAAAGATATGATCTATAGCTACGATATTTCATTTAACATAATTCCTAAAGATGAATATAATGATAAACTTATTGAAAAGTTAGATCCGCATAAGCTGGCCTACACTCTCCTCTACGCATCGGAGCACCTCGAAGATATCTCGGTCCGGGACATCCTTGCCCTTATTAATGACACCGATAAGTTCGAGGACAAACTCTCGAGGGGTAGGGATATCTCAGTATTATTCTACAGTTCAGATGGAATCGAATACTCCTTTCTGGCAAGTTACGCAGCCCTGCTGAGGAATGCATCCCTCCTGGACGCTGAATCTAACTTCGATCCTTCGCTCTTGAGGAACGTCTCATACGTTATCGTTGTTACTAGGCCCATCACAAGGGACAATTATCAGAGGTACGCGCGTCTGCTGGAGATGATGACTAAAATAGATGATGATCCATATATAGATGCTTCCTTCGGCTTGATCACTGGAAACTATATAGAAACACCTTTCCTCATGCTCCTGGCTAGTGATTTACCTCGGGTACCCCGGGAATTGGTCGGGATCTCTCTAGTCGAGGATCTCCCCCTAGCAAGGAAGGTCGAATGGATCTCCTCTCTCATGGGCCTGCCCTCTAAGATCTACCACCCGGACTTAAGCTACTCGAACTTGACGGGCGATCTCGCCAGATCTCTGCTCAGGGATGGGAGCATCATCTACCTATCGCTCCACGGGAACCCATACGTTATGGCCCTGAAATCCGATAGCTATCCTGTGATCACGGCTTCTACTATAAGGGGCTTGAAGATCCCAGGATCTATAATAATTACGCTCTCTTGCGATACCCTCAAATTCGAAGATCTGACTAATCCTAAGGAATCCGTTGCTTACTCCTTCCTTGACTCAGGCGCCCTCGCGTACATAGGCTCGACTAAGGTGGAATTCAGCGTCGGCTCGGAGTTCGGGACTTCTTACCCGGATCTACTGTTAATGCTTCTGATGAGTGGGGAAAGCTTGGGGGATGCTGTCAGGATAGTGAACAACTTACGCATAAGATCGGAAGGAAAGTCCGATGATAGAGCTGCAAATGAGCTGCTTTTAGGTGATCCTACCATCAAGTTGAGGTCTAATGAACTCCCATTCGAGGTGAGAAGGGAGGAGGGGATCTATCGGATAAGAATCGTGAATGAGACGCCAACTATATTCCTGAGGGTACCTGAGAGAGGATCTCCTTCTATAGATTCTGATAAACCTAGTATATACTCGAATTGGTTCGAGGATGATGAAGGGACTTTCATATACATAACTACGCTATCGACCGCTTACGCGGGTTACTTCAGCCCCGGGGATAAAGTTGAAGTTAGGATGAGGGAGAGCGTTGATTTCATGAAGTTTCTGCCATACATCTCAATTCTCGTAATAGTTTTAGTCACGATATCGATCCTCTTCAAACTCCCTAGGGGATCCGGTATTATTTATAAATGA
- the rnz gene encoding ribonuclease Z produces the protein MRIKFLGTSSAVPTKDRGLPAILVKTMGDSILLDCGEGTQRQMIMAKESIMDIDKVVITHLHGDHFFGLFPMIQTLSILRKGSELTILGPRSLEPLLTSIMEGTGSKPGFKVNFIGIERSEMRLGNFTLEFFEVNHNGFETYGVKVKERDRPGEFDPRKADELGVPVFMRGFLQKGYSVKLPDGRIVNPGDVMGPPRRGSVLVYSSDTRPTESVIRASRDADLLIHEATYLDELKDRAESTGHSTALEAGEVASASGVKRLILTHFSARYSDEDLLKFREEASKAYNGEVLVAKDFLTVEI, from the coding sequence GTGAGGATAAAGTTCCTCGGCACTAGTTCCGCCGTCCCGACTAAGGATAGGGGGCTTCCAGCTATACTTGTGAAGACTATGGGAGACTCTATACTCCTCGATTGTGGAGAGGGGACGCAGAGGCAGATGATAATGGCTAAGGAGAGCATAATGGATATAGATAAAGTTGTGATAACTCACCTCCATGGGGATCATTTCTTCGGTCTTTTCCCCATGATACAGACATTGAGCATATTGAGGAAAGGGTCTGAACTCACTATACTGGGGCCCAGGAGCCTTGAACCCCTGCTCACCTCCATAATGGAGGGAACTGGATCCAAGCCCGGCTTCAAGGTCAACTTCATAGGGATAGAGAGGAGTGAGATGCGATTGGGAAATTTCACCCTAGAGTTCTTCGAAGTGAATCATAATGGTTTCGAGACTTATGGCGTGAAGGTAAAGGAGAGGGACAGACCTGGCGAGTTCGATCCCAGGAAGGCCGATGAACTCGGTGTCCCCGTGTTTATGAGGGGCTTCCTGCAGAAAGGATATTCCGTTAAGTTACCTGATGGGAGGATCGTGAACCCGGGCGATGTGATGGGGCCGCCTAGAAGGGGATCGGTACTCGTTTATTCCTCGGACACTAGACCAACTGAATCCGTGATAAGGGCATCAAGGGATGCTGATTTGCTGATACATGAGGCAACTTACTTGGATGAGCTGAAAGATAGGGCGGAGTCAACGGGACACAGCACAGCCCTGGAAGCTGGAGAGGTCGCCAGTGCCTCTGGCGTCAAGAGATTAATTCTAACGCACTTCAGCGCTAGGTACTCAGATGAGGACCTTCTCAAGTTCAGGGAGGAGGCTTCGAAGGCTTATAATGGGGAAGTCTTGGTCGCTAAGGACTTCTTAACCGTGGAGATCTAG
- a CDS encoding proteasome subunit beta yields the protein MVLATALGLRFDGGVVLAADRRVSYNGFILSKSARKVFLINERVGVSTAGLPGDFQELVDVLKYNITMYELENEKAATPTNVAKLLSILLYQGRFSGIYYAELVVGGIDNSGPKIFVLDPAGGLMEENFSAVGSGAQIATGILERFFKEGMSEKEAVELAERAMREAISRDALSGDGIDLLIITSKGSRMEFIPVRTA from the coding sequence GTGGTACTAGCGACAGCCCTAGGGCTCAGGTTTGATGGAGGAGTCGTGCTAGCTGCGGATAGGAGAGTCTCTTACAATGGATTCATCCTCAGCAAGTCCGCTAGGAAGGTATTCCTGATAAATGAGAGAGTAGGTGTATCCACAGCTGGTCTACCCGGCGATTTCCAAGAGCTCGTGGACGTCCTGAAGTATAACATAACTATGTATGAGCTTGAGAATGAGAAAGCTGCTACTCCAACGAATGTCGCGAAGTTACTCTCGATACTGCTCTATCAGGGGAGATTCAGTGGAATATATTATGCTGAGCTCGTCGTCGGGGGGATAGATAATAGCGGTCCTAAGATATTCGTCTTAGATCCCGCAGGGGGCTTAATGGAGGAGAACTTCTCTGCTGTGGGAAGTGGCGCTCAGATAGCGACGGGAATACTGGAGAGGTTCTTTAAGGAAGGAATGAGCGAGAAGGAGGCTGTTGAGCTCGCTGAGAGGGCTATGAGGGAGGCTATATCTAGAGATGCTCTCTCCGGTGATGGCATAGATCTCCTCATAATAACGAGTAAGGGAAGCAGGATGGAGTTCATACCTGTTAGGACCGCATGA
- a CDS encoding M20 family metallopeptidase: MSQIDKERLKNILIDLVGIKSFRGKEGELIYYLQDLLARYADKVVHQPVKDCAGNLIAFKNLKEDNILFLAHTDTFELYSDWTRNPWGELEGDTFYGLGAYDDKGALAAMIEAIMSLPEGEGKGVVLAAVCDAEGFSRGTYELLKSNLLPKVRGAIVAGPTNMRIFRGAYGRFVFDVDVVGVSSLGTEEAGVNAIIEAAKIILWAIELPKVDGIGGSVAPLTIKSPELIIAHPDRCLVRLDRHYPPGQDPGVIKKRFMEYLRKTPELKAKVSISLMKRPTPFMEPYELPENDEFVEYVQEVCKSTIGRRLETSVYWTVSDANYLNKLGSIKAVIMGPSGGNHHSPDEYVHIPSVYALAEILNAILRG; encoded by the coding sequence ATGAGCCAAATAGATAAGGAGAGGTTGAAAAATATATTAATTGATCTGGTAGGGATAAAGAGCTTCAGGGGGAAGGAAGGGGAACTCATCTACTACCTCCAAGACCTGCTGGCTAGATATGCTGATAAGGTTGTGCATCAACCCGTCAAGGATTGCGCCGGAAACTTAATAGCGTTCAAGAACCTGAAGGAGGACAATATCCTCTTCTTAGCGCATACGGACACCTTCGAGCTCTATTCAGATTGGACTAGGAACCCATGGGGTGAGCTGGAGGGCGATACCTTCTATGGATTGGGGGCTTACGACGATAAGGGCGCCTTAGCAGCGATGATAGAAGCTATTATGAGCCTCCCAGAGGGTGAGGGGAAGGGTGTCGTATTAGCAGCTGTTTGCGATGCTGAGGGCTTCAGTAGGGGGACCTATGAGCTCCTGAAGAGCAACTTGCTTCCTAAAGTTAGGGGTGCTATAGTCGCGGGGCCTACTAACATGAGGATATTCAGAGGGGCTTACGGGAGGTTCGTGTTCGATGTGGATGTCGTAGGGGTCTCATCGTTGGGAACGGAGGAAGCTGGAGTTAACGCTATAATAGAGGCTGCTAAGATAATACTTTGGGCTATAGAGCTCCCTAAAGTGGATGGTATAGGTGGGAGCGTCGCCCCTCTGACTATAAAGTCCCCCGAGTTGATAATAGCTCACCCGGATAGGTGCTTGGTCAGGTTGGATAGGCACTATCCACCCGGTCAGGATCCCGGGGTGATAAAGAAGAGGTTCATGGAGTACCTGAGGAAGACACCTGAGCTCAAGGCTAAGGTTTCCATCTCCCTCATGAAGAGACCAACTCCCTTCATGGAACCCTATGAATTGCCTGAAAATGATGAGTTCGTGGAGTACGTTCAGGAAGTTTGTAAGAGCACAATCGGAAGGAGACTCGAGACCTCAGTTTATTGGACGGTATCCGATGCGAACTATTTAAACAAGCTGGGGAGCATAAAGGCAGTTATAATGGGACCTTCGGGCGGAAATCATCACTCCCCGGACGAGTACGTCCATATACCATCAGTTTATGCCCTAGCGGAGATACTCAATGCTATATTGAGGGGCTAG
- a CDS encoding RNA-binding domain-containing protein: MGSAAKFSIRLILEAEVYPTEDEKRVIQAMKAIVPFSEELDDVEIQEGEIKVIRVTKEGYESLSKLRNSFRSNRILDTARSLLISKKGDIRPLRFHKQAAIVGRVSLVDNEEFSPLGVIVLRIYYDGDPMILADWLAPRTERGKPVNEATLQDLLYGRS, translated from the coding sequence TTGGGATCTGCTGCTAAATTCTCAATTAGATTGATCCTTGAGGCCGAGGTATATCCTACTGAGGATGAGAAGAGGGTAATTCAAGCGATGAAGGCTATAGTCCCGTTCAGCGAGGAGCTGGATGATGTTGAGATACAGGAAGGGGAAATTAAGGTTATCAGAGTAACTAAAGAAGGTTATGAGTCGCTGTCGAAACTTAGGAACTCCTTCAGGAGCAATAGAATTTTAGATACTGCGAGGAGCTTATTGATATCAAAGAAAGGTGATATCAGGCCGCTGAGGTTTCACAAGCAAGCAGCCATAGTAGGTAGGGTCAGCCTCGTGGATAACGAGGAATTCTCCCCCCTGGGCGTGATAGTCCTCAGGATATATTACGATGGGGATCCCATGATCTTAGCGGATTGGCTCGCCCCAAGGACGGAGAGAGGTAAGCCGGTAAATGAGGCCACCCTGCAAGATCTACTCTACGGTAGGAGCTAG
- a CDS encoding transcription initiation factor IIB, which yields MSQLPKEPEGRDAPESPGEEIRCPRCGSKNVVEDPNTGDLVCQNCGLILDSSALDFSKDWRAFDSDEYIERAHAGAPITPLRPGFGLDTDIVLTKGASKKSVNLLKRAQKHAADSKEKTIEPALRKIRDAADSLVLPQETIEDAATLYRMAARAGLVKGRSMDAMVAAVIYAACRRTDVPKTLEEISKFFALEEKEIGRSFRFLFRKLGIQIPPPKPENFVYLIASKLSLPEEVATQAIRIIKIAKRNGATMGREPVGVAAAAVYMACQELGLHRTQRELAQAANVTEVTVRNRYKELIARARNDWLEEIGEEKLNELKRRVAEYMKVSQAAQPVK from the coding sequence GTGAGTCAACTGCCTAAGGAACCCGAGGGGCGGGATGCCCCAGAATCTCCCGGTGAGGAGATCAGGTGCCCTAGATGTGGTAGTAAGAATGTTGTTGAGGATCCAAATACCGGAGACCTAGTCTGCCAGAACTGCGGGTTGATACTGGATTCAAGCGCACTGGACTTCTCCAAGGATTGGAGAGCCTTCGATTCGGATGAGTATATCGAGAGAGCTCATGCTGGCGCTCCCATAACGCCTCTAAGGCCAGGTTTCGGTCTAGACACCGATATAGTTCTCACTAAGGGGGCCAGTAAGAAGTCCGTGAATCTCCTGAAGAGGGCTCAGAAGCACGCTGCGGACTCCAAGGAGAAGACGATAGAGCCAGCCCTTAGGAAGATAAGGGACGCAGCTGATTCCCTAGTTCTCCCGCAGGAGACTATAGAGGACGCAGCAACCCTCTACAGGATGGCTGCCAGGGCTGGACTCGTTAAGGGGAGGAGTATGGATGCGATGGTGGCTGCCGTCATTTATGCTGCCTGCAGGAGGACGGATGTCCCGAAGACTCTGGAGGAGATATCCAAATTCTTCGCTTTGGAGGAAAAGGAGATCGGAAGGAGCTTCAGGTTCCTCTTCAGAAAATTGGGGATACAGATCCCTCCGCCCAAGCCTGAGAACTTCGTCTACCTGATAGCATCCAAGCTCTCGCTACCGGAGGAAGTGGCAACGCAGGCAATCAGGATAATAAAGATAGCGAAAAGGAACGGAGCTACTATGGGGAGGGAACCAGTTGGAGTGGCAGCGGCAGCTGTATATATGGCCTGTCAGGAACTGGGGCTTCATAGGACTCAGAGGGAGTTAGCACAGGCAGCTAATGTCACGGAAGTCACGGTGAGGAATAGATATAAGGAGCTTATAGCGAGGGCTAGGAACGATTGGCTCGAGGAGATAGGTGAGGAGAAGCTGAACGAACTGAAGAGGAGAGTAGCTGAGTACATGAAAGTCTCGCAGGCCGCTCAACCCGTTAAGTAA
- a CDS encoding DNA methyltransferase: MRVAFLLSGEHPEIPKEEVKATLEALDVRYETLREMKSCLLLDLESFEGLPHILSERLSFTRSFGKLLGLFHCSEFPGALNELEKIPISGRFKATCVRVEGSCEWIGRKDLEERIGGWVIDNNEGAKVDLENPEIEIIAVITSDHVVVYLKEGEVDRSLFKVKEVSARPYAHPASMRPTLARAMVNLARTRGGDLVLDPFLGVGGIALEILSVGARLIGVDINEKLVIQAKNNLMTYGFLEGYELRVGDALSLELGVRVDRIVTDPPYGRMSSSPYAPRELASKFISKVPDYLRRGGWISISLPKEFLDRRDFEDAGIDIVNFFDLREHRSLVRRIWVGKLP; this comes from the coding sequence ATGAGGGTAGCATTCCTTCTCTCGGGAGAGCACCCTGAGATCCCAAAGGAGGAAGTTAAAGCAACTCTCGAGGCATTAGATGTGAGATATGAGACCCTCAGGGAGATGAAGTCCTGCCTGCTGTTAGATTTAGAATCGTTCGAGGGTCTGCCCCATATTCTATCTGAGAGGCTCTCATTCACTAGGAGCTTCGGTAAACTATTAGGTTTATTTCATTGCTCCGAATTCCCGGGAGCCCTGAATGAGCTTGAAAAAATTCCGATCTCGGGTAGGTTTAAGGCCACATGCGTGAGGGTAGAGGGGAGTTGTGAATGGATTGGAAGGAAGGATTTGGAGGAGAGGATCGGCGGCTGGGTTATTGATAATAATGAAGGGGCTAAAGTGGATCTTGAGAATCCGGAAATCGAGATAATCGCTGTGATTACATCCGATCATGTGGTAGTATACTTGAAGGAAGGGGAAGTTGATAGATCTCTATTCAAGGTGAAGGAGGTTTCAGCTAGGCCTTACGCTCATCCAGCATCTATGAGGCCGACTCTGGCCAGGGCTATGGTGAATCTAGCCAGGACGAGGGGAGGTGACCTAGTCCTGGATCCATTCCTCGGAGTCGGGGGCATAGCTCTGGAGATCTTATCCGTCGGGGCCAGGTTAATAGGGGTGGACATAAACGAGAAGCTGGTTATTCAGGCTAAAAATAATTTGATGACTTACGGATTCCTCGAGGGCTATGAACTTCGAGTTGGAGATGCCCTCTCTCTTGAGCTCGGGGTTCGCGTTGATAGGATCGTGACAGACCCTCCTTACGGTAGGATGAGCAGCTCCCCTTATGCTCCGAGGGAACTCGCGAGTAAGTTCATTTCGAAGGTCCCGGATTACTTGAGGAGAGGGGGGTGGATCTCAATCTCCCTACCGAAGGAGTTCTTAGATAGGAGGGATTTCGAGGATGCGGGAATTGATATCGTTAACTTCTTCGATTTGAGGGAGCATAGATCCCTAGTGCGGAGGATCTGGGTGGGTAAATTGCCCTAG